Proteins encoded together in one Methanobrevibacter millerae window:
- a CDS encoding 3-hydroxyacyl-CoA dehydrogenase → MNIKKVVVAGGGVLGSQIALQSSYCGFDVTIWLRSEGSIERAQPKLERFKNIYVQTLEAFKTDKSQYCRGLAKSPDISEEEIDELIENAKNGYESLTLTTSYEEAAEDADLVIEAIAEDPEQKIAFYQELAKYLPEKTIIVTNSSTLLPSMFAEYTGRPEKYLALHFANTIWANNTAEVMGHPGTNQKYYDEIVQFAEDINMVPLQLKKEQPGYILNSMLVPFLSAAEALYAMDVADPETIDKTWMLATGAPNGPFRILDVVGLVTAYNIVIMNPEVNNPDSIHAKIAAKLKEKIDKGETGINAGKGFYEY, encoded by the coding sequence ATGAATATCAAAAAAGTTGTTGTTGCTGGTGGCGGTGTTCTCGGTAGTCAAATTGCGCTTCAATCCTCATATTGTGGCTTTGATGTAACGATATGGCTTAGAAGTGAAGGTTCAATCGAAAGAGCACAGCCGAAACTTGAAAGATTTAAAAACATTTATGTACAGACATTGGAAGCTTTCAAAACCGATAAGAGCCAATACTGCAGGGGTCTTGCAAAATCTCCAGATATCTCTGAAGAGGAAATCGATGAGTTAATTGAAAATGCAAAAAACGGGTATGAAAGTTTAACCTTAACGACTAGCTATGAGGAAGCTGCTGAAGATGCAGACTTGGTCATTGAAGCTATTGCTGAAGATCCGGAACAAAAAATTGCTTTTTATCAGGAACTTGCAAAATATTTGCCTGAAAAAACTATTATAGTTACTAATTCATCAACACTGCTTCCAAGCATGTTTGCTGAATATACTGGAAGACCTGAAAAATATCTGGCTCTTCATTTTGCAAATACCATTTGGGCCAACAATACTGCTGAGGTAATGGGACATCCAGGGACTAATCAAAAGTATTATGATGAAATAGTCCAATTTGCCGAAGACATTAATATGGTGCCGTTGCAGCTTAAAAAAGAACAGCCAGGTTATATTTTGAATTCTATGCTTGTTCCGTTTTTAAGTGCGGCTGAAGCGTTGTATGCAATGGATGTGGCTGATCCGGAGACAATCGATAAAACATGGATGCTGGCAACCGGTGCGCCTAACGGACCTTTTCGCATATTAGATGTTGTAGGTTTGGTAACTGCATACAATATTGTAATCATGAATCCTGAAGTTAATAATCCCGATTCAATACATGCTAAAATCGCAGCCAAACTAAAAGAAAAAATAGATAAGGGTGAAACAGGTATTAATGCTGGAAAAGGATTTTATGAGTATTAA
- a CDS encoding MarR family winged helix-turn-helix transcriptional regulator has protein sequence MYSRNPGFYDCNRLGDNLFIFHKNHKTYLNNALMEYNLNLIQALCLLRIYNGDNINQKELSDDLYLTKGAITKAIKKLEENEYICREQSCWDRRNNILKITSKGLDLIPILDAINREWESKMGFDELSEEFVETFRKLSAKSAQLNK, from the coding sequence ATGTATTCAAGAAATCCAGGTTTTTATGACTGCAATCGTTTAGGCGATAATTTATTTATTTTCCATAAAAACCATAAAACTTATCTGAATAATGCACTAATGGAATATAATCTTAATTTAATCCAGGCTTTATGTTTGCTTAGGATTTACAATGGAGATAATATCAATCAAAAGGAATTGTCCGATGATTTGTATTTAACTAAAGGTGCCATTACCAAAGCCATTAAGAAATTGGAAGAAAACGAATATATCTGTCGTGAACAGTCTTGCTGGGATAGGCGAAATAATATTTTGAAGATTACTTCCAAAGGTTTGGATTTAATTCCTATTCTTGATGCGATTAATCGGGAATGGGAAAGTAAAATGGGTTTTGATGAGTTATCGGAAGAATTTGTTGAAACTTTTAGAAAATTATCAGCTAAATCCGCCCAATTAAACAAATAG